From a region of the Methanolinea sp. genome:
- a CDS encoding tetrahydromethanopterin S-methyltransferase subunit E — MESIVFGIGITALAGALATVAGAAENTESDIGSQGDPNSQVQLAPQMGYLHRIFNKAIAGEPPAYGLWIALGAGLAWAFMAMQINPILALILGSTIAVFIQGIYATTAYLGRIASLAKFGQPVYIDILKSMTTVTMAHAFVAIFTTVTLCHLINAALGHPFPLPLLGIVWGIALGAAGSATGNPFYGKERQYQNQKYGAGVPIAASGNIVRYAEAGDRNSLDNGWFSAKLGGPASGICFGLIVFFELWRTVIFEGIGAGWGAIIVGIILILLFMVIDRYIEVWARKNFGPYTKPEGASA; from the coding sequence ATGGAAAGTATTGTATTTGGCATTGGAATAACTGCTTTGGCAGGGGCACTTGCCACCGTTGCCGGTGCTGCCGAGAACACTGAATCTGATATCGGATCACAGGGTGACCCGAACTCCCAGGTTCAGCTAGCTCCGCAGATGGGATATTTGCACCGGATCTTCAATAAAGCCATTGCCGGTGAACCGCCGGCATATGGGCTGTGGATTGCCCTTGGCGCCGGGCTTGCCTGGGCCTTTATGGCAATGCAGATTAACCCGATACTTGCACTCATTCTCGGAAGTACCATCGCCGTCTTCATCCAGGGAATCTATGCTACCACCGCATACCTGGGGAGAATTGCAAGTCTCGCTAAATTCGGACAGCCGGTATACATCGATATCCTGAAGTCGATGACAACGGTGACCATGGCACATGCCTTTGTCGCCATATTCACCACCGTGACCTTATGCCACCTGATCAACGCCGCGCTTGGCCACCCGTTCCCGTTGCCGCTCCTCGGCATCGTTTGGGGTATCGCGCTCGGTGCAGCAGGGTCGGCAACCGGGAACCCGTTCTATGGGAAGGAGCGGCAGTATCAGAACCAGAAGTACGGTGCAGGGGTCCCGATCGCTGCTTCCGGTAACATTGTCAGGTATGCCGAAGCTGGTGACAGGAACTCTCTTGATAACGGCTGGTTCTCCGCAAAGCTTGGCGGCCCGGCATCAGGAATCTGTTTCGGGCTGATCGTCTTCTTCGAACTCTGGCGAACCGTGATCTTCGAAGGGATCGGCGCAGGCTGGGGTGCAATCATCGTCGGTATCATCCTGATCCTGCTATTCATGGTGATCGACCGGTACATCGAGGTCTGGGCCCGGAAGAACTTCGGCCCGTATACGAAGCCTGAGGGGGCATCCGCATGA
- a CDS encoding NifB/NifX family molybdenum-iron cluster-binding protein encodes MRICIPSKGPEPGDLVDERFGRAPYYVIFDAESGTTESYKNPAAEGMGGVGPRAAQFLLDKNVQVLVTARIGGNALGALKAGGITILLYDQAGSTVRDAIAAYKSGGLKEQ; translated from the coding sequence ATGCGAATCTGTATTCCATCCAAGGGACCTGAACCCGGAGACCTGGTCGACGAACGGTTCGGGCGTGCACCGTATTATGTGATCTTCGATGCGGAAAGCGGGACGACCGAATCGTATAAGAACCCCGCTGCCGAGGGCATGGGGGGGGTCGGGCCCCGGGCTGCGCAGTTCCTACTCGATAAGAATGTACAGGTGCTCGTCACTGCACGGATCGGTGGAAATGCCCTTGGGGCACTGAAGGCCGGAGGGATCACCATCCTCCTCTACGATCAGGCAGGAAGCACGGTCAGGGACGCCATCGCCGCATACAAGAGCGGAGGGCTGAAGGAACAATAG
- the mcrA gene encoding coenzyme-B sulfoethylthiotransferase subunit alpha, whose amino-acid sequence MAKAKIERTQKMFLASLKEKFAEDPQSTNVLYARAGLKQSPRKMEFVEAGKKMAMSRGISMYDPVRCHLGGIPLGQRQLMTYEVSRSGVFVEGDDLHFVNNAAMQQFWDDIRRTIIVNMDLAHQTLQKRLGKEVTPETINEYLHVLNHAMPGAAVVQEHMVETHPGLVDDCYVKAFTGDEEMMDSLEPQFVINIDKLFPAKQAAQLKASVGKALWQAIHIPTIVSRTCDGGTTSRWSAMQIGMSFIGAYRMCAGEAAVADLAFAAKHAGVIQMADILPARRARGPNEPGGIKFGHFADMIQGDRKYPHDPARASLEVVGAGVMLFDQIWLGSYMSGGVGFTQYATAAYTDNILDEYTYYGMDYIKQKYKVDWQNPNEKDKVKATQEVVNDMATEVALNGMEQYEQYPTLMEDHFGGSQRAGVLAAACGLTCSIATGNSNAGLNGWYLCMLMHKEGWSRLGFFGYDLQDQCGSANSLAVRPDEGAIGEFRGPNYPNYAMNVGHQGEYAAIVGGAHYGRGDAWSLNPLIKIAFADPSLKFDFAEPRREFAKGAIREFMPAGERSLIIPAR is encoded by the coding sequence ATGGCAAAAGCAAAAATCGAGAGAACCCAGAAGATGTTCCTGGCATCCCTGAAGGAGAAGTTCGCCGAAGACCCCCAGTCCACGAACGTGCTCTATGCCCGCGCGGGCCTGAAGCAGTCCCCGAGGAAGATGGAGTTCGTCGAGGCGGGGAAGAAGATGGCGATGTCACGTGGCATCTCCATGTACGACCCCGTCCGCTGCCACCTGGGTGGTATCCCGCTCGGACAGCGCCAGCTGATGACCTACGAGGTCTCGAGATCCGGCGTGTTCGTTGAGGGTGACGACCTCCACTTCGTCAACAATGCTGCCATGCAGCAGTTCTGGGACGACATCAGGAGGACCATCATCGTCAACATGGACCTTGCCCACCAGACCCTGCAGAAGCGTCTGGGCAAGGAAGTGACCCCCGAGACCATCAACGAGTACCTCCACGTGCTCAACCACGCCATGCCCGGTGCAGCAGTGGTCCAGGAGCACATGGTCGAGACCCACCCCGGCCTGGTCGATGACTGTTACGTCAAGGCATTCACCGGTGACGAGGAGATGATGGACTCGCTCGAGCCCCAGTTCGTGATCAACATCGACAAGCTCTTCCCGGCCAAGCAGGCTGCCCAGCTCAAGGCATCTGTCGGCAAGGCACTCTGGCAGGCCATCCACATCCCGACCATCGTCTCAAGAACCTGCGATGGTGGAACCACCTCGCGCTGGTCTGCGATGCAGATCGGTATGTCCTTCATCGGTGCCTACCGCATGTGCGCCGGTGAGGCCGCCGTCGCCGACCTGGCATTCGCTGCAAAGCACGCCGGGGTTATCCAGATGGCAGACATCCTGCCCGCCCGCCGTGCCCGTGGCCCGAACGAACCGGGAGGCATCAAGTTCGGACACTTCGCCGACATGATCCAGGGAGACAGGAAGTACCCGCACGACCCTGCCCGGGCCTCGCTCGAGGTCGTCGGAGCCGGAGTCATGCTGTTTGACCAGATCTGGCTTGGGTCCTACATGTCCGGCGGTGTCGGGTTCACCCAGTACGCAACCGCTGCCTACACGGACAACATCCTTGATGAGTACACCTACTACGGGATGGACTACATCAAGCAGAAGTACAAAGTCGACTGGCAGAACCCGAACGAGAAGGACAAGGTCAAGGCAACCCAGGAGGTCGTCAACGACATGGCCACCGAGGTCGCCCTGAACGGCATGGAACAGTACGAGCAGTACCCGACCCTCATGGAGGACCACTTCGGCGGTTCCCAGCGTGCCGGTGTGCTCGCCGCTGCCTGCGGTCTGACCTGTTCGATCGCCACCGGGAACTCCAATGCCGGTCTGAACGGCTGGTACCTGTGCATGCTCATGCACAAGGAAGGCTGGTCACGGCTCGGGTTCTTCGGCTACGACCTGCAGGACCAGTGCGGTTCCGCAAACTCGCTCGCTGTCAGGCCGGACGAGGGTGCAATCGGAGAGTTCCGTGGACCGAACTATCCGAACTACGCCATGAACGTCGGACACCAGGGAGAGTACGCCGCTATCGTCGGTGGTGCTCACTACGGACGCGGAGATGCCTGGTCGCTCAACCCGCTGATCAAGATCGCCTTCGCCGACCCCTCGCTCAAGTTCGACTTCGCCGAGCCCAGGCGCGAGTTCGCAAAGGGTGCCATCCGCGAGTTCATGCCCGCCGGAGAGCGCTCTCTGATCATCCCGGCCAGGTGA
- a CDS encoding ATP-binding protein: MIRFAVVSGKGGTGKTVVTGAIAQICIRSRVMVDCDVDAANLELLLNPQILERKDFYGMEAACIDPGICTACGICSDACRFDAISMVNGTFSVDPGRCEGCRVCRLVCPSGAVSMQPRIVGEIFYSQTSYGNLVHARLAPGAANSGLLVSDIKKMALSRNNDCDLMLIDGPPGIGCPLIATITGTDHVMVVTEPSVLGLHDLERVVRVSRSLRTQVSVVINKSDLNSRISGEIRDYCRKKELVFRGEIPYDEAVMEAVRMGRPVTEYDVPASEAIRCIWDNISQELW, from the coding sequence ATGATCCGGTTCGCGGTGGTCAGCGGAAAGGGGGGGACCGGAAAGACGGTGGTTACCGGGGCGATTGCCCAGATATGCATCCGTTCGCGGGTCATGGTCGACTGCGACGTTGATGCCGCAAACCTCGAGTTGCTCCTGAATCCCCAGATCCTCGAACGAAAGGATTTTTACGGGATGGAAGCGGCGTGCATAGATCCCGGTATCTGCACGGCATGCGGGATCTGCAGCGATGCCTGCCGGTTCGATGCAATCTCGATGGTCAACGGGACATTCAGCGTTGATCCCGGCCGGTGTGAGGGCTGCCGGGTCTGCAGGCTGGTCTGTCCTTCCGGGGCGGTCAGCATGCAGCCCCGCATCGTTGGTGAGATCTTCTATTCACAGACTTCCTACGGGAACCTAGTGCATGCCCGGCTCGCACCCGGAGCCGCGAACTCAGGGCTCCTCGTATCGGATATCAAAAAAATGGCGCTTTCCCGAAATAACGACTGCGACTTGATGCTCATCGACGGCCCACCGGGGATCGGGTGCCCGCTTATCGCGACTATCACCGGGACCGATCACGTGATGGTGGTGACCGAACCGAGCGTTTTAGGGCTCCACGATCTCGAACGGGTGGTCCGGGTCAGCCGTAGTCTCAGGACGCAGGTATCGGTGGTTATCAACAAGTCCGACCTCAATTCCCGGATATCGGGAGAGATCAGGGACTATTGCAGGAAAAAGGAACTGGTGTTCAGGGGAGAGATACCCTATGATGAAGCCGTCATGGAAGCGGTACGGATGGGACGGCCGGTAACCGAGTACGATGTTCCGGCATCGGAAGCAATTAGGTGTATCTGGGATAATATATCCCAGGAGCTTTGGTAG
- a CDS encoding tetrahydromethanopterin S-methyltransferase subunit C translates to MAIKVEKIEGGIPHNTIMVAGLIATVICVYLTYANVLTGTQYFAFFGGLATVAALVWGSHTIKHLCSYGIGTGVPSAGMMAFGSGVIAMLFATKYGIVAPIIAIVLAAVIGAILGYLSNNVLNMRIPVMIQSLVEMAIIGALVLMGYAAMMSGSFELSGLTTGSVSILGLSLPSYEASFVGGALIATAFMLGGIAIQHPFNACLGPSWTQDRMLYLAAECGFLSMIAAAVMSMPLVGMSAALVSLFVAVVGWYYTYIKYIELSKRDAASWLDAKPIPEVEGL, encoded by the coding sequence ATGGCAATAAAAGTTGAAAAGATAGAGGGAGGCATTCCCCACAACACGATCATGGTCGCCGGCCTCATCGCCACCGTGATCTGTGTATACCTCACCTATGCCAACGTGCTCACTGGCACCCAGTACTTCGCATTCTTCGGAGGACTGGCAACTGTCGCTGCCCTGGTCTGGGGAAGTCACACCATCAAGCACCTGTGCAGCTACGGTATTGGAACGGGCGTCCCGTCTGCCGGTATGATGGCATTCGGCTCAGGTGTCATTGCAATGCTTTTTGCGACCAAATACGGGATCGTTGCACCCATAATCGCCATAGTCCTGGCAGCAGTCATCGGGGCAATTCTCGGATACCTGTCCAACAATGTACTGAACATGAGGATCCCGGTAATGATCCAGTCCCTCGTGGAAATGGCGATCATCGGGGCCCTGGTGCTCATGGGTTACGCCGCCATGATGAGCGGATCCTTCGAGCTTTCGGGACTTACAACCGGCAGCGTCAGCATCCTCGGACTCTCACTTCCGAGCTACGAAGCCTCGTTCGTCGGCGGTGCACTCATCGCCACGGCCTTCATGCTCGGTGGTATCGCCATCCAGCACCCGTTCAATGCGTGCCTCGGCCCCAGCTGGACCCAGGACCGGATGCTCTACCTTGCAGCCGAATGTGGATTCCTTTCCATGATTGCCGCTGCGGTCATGTCCATGCCCCTCGTTGGCATGAGTGCGGCACTAGTGTCGCTGTTCGTCGCGGTCGTTGGCTGGTATTACACATACATCAAGTATATCGAACTCTCGAAGCGCGATGCAGCATCCTGGCTTGATGCCAAGCCGATACCTGAAGTGGAGGGACTGTAA
- a CDS encoding DUF5320 domain-containing protein produces the protein MPGFDRTGPLGRGPMTGWGRGWCATGRLPVPQQGTTPQAAGTEPQEQAPDQSQLPPAWPAWGPGPAVYGRGRGGIPWGCGRGFGGGRRGGRFGGWCWRY, from the coding sequence ATGCCAGGATTTGATAGAACCGGCCCCCTGGGACGGGGGCCCATGACCGGGTGGGGCCGGGGCTGGTGTGCAACCGGCCGCCTGCCCGTGCCGCAACAGGGGACGACCCCCCAGGCGGCTGGTACAGAACCTCAGGAACAGGCTCCCGATCAGTCACAGCTCCCTCCTGCATGGCCTGCATGGGGACCCGGACCGGCCGTCTACGGAAGAGGCCGCGGTGGTATCCCCTGGGGATGCGGAAGAGGATTTGGCGGCGGCAGGCGTGGCGGAAGGTTCGGGGGATGGTGCTGGAGATACTGA
- a CDS encoding TIGR04014 family B12-binding domain/radical SAM domain-containing protein, whose translation MQVQVISPGFYTYGAMVIGGLLRSAGASVTLHRDFSADPSQVVFLSLYSTQHLLDPKIRDFISRAHRSGTKCYVGGPVSAAPGMVLGELAPDAVVIGEGEEVVISLLTQGSPGTIPGTAYVRDGEVIINPPVTPSTLERPLPLIPDDIGSQDIRGANVYIETHRGCLGACSFCQVPRFFGRSIRSREIGDILAEVRAFREKGARRISISGGTGSLYQYRDGKMDPGSFVDLLSGMAEIMGPRNVSAPDIRVDCISDEILDAIRKYTIGWVFFGIESGSDRVLAQMGKGVNSSQVADAIAACRQHRLAVAGSFIVGYPSEEPGDHELTKTFIAEHILDDLFVSIAEPLPSTPLSSLALRTPREANPLFIPHTGEYRPLHLTEAEARFFDLSLHGAMFRTRPLLVSGPHYDTFLAEGRKQGREIRSVYDVLEKYHGK comes from the coding sequence ATGCAGGTCCAGGTCATCTCCCCGGGATTCTATACCTATGGTGCCATGGTAATCGGGGGGCTCCTCAGGTCGGCCGGTGCCTCGGTCACCCTCCACCGGGACTTTTCTGCGGACCCGTCCCAAGTTGTATTTCTTAGTCTCTACTCTACCCAGCACCTGCTCGATCCGAAAATCCGGGACTTTATTTCCCGGGCACACCGGTCGGGAACGAAATGCTATGTCGGCGGGCCGGTCTCGGCAGCCCCTGGAATGGTCCTCGGAGAACTTGCCCCCGATGCCGTAGTCATCGGTGAGGGGGAAGAGGTCGTCATCTCACTCCTTACCCAGGGGTCACCTGGCACTATTCCCGGGACTGCCTATGTCCGGGACGGCGAGGTAATCATCAACCCGCCCGTTACCCCGTCAACACTCGAGCGACCGCTCCCGCTCATTCCTGATGATATCGGATCCCAGGACATACGGGGTGCGAATGTCTACATCGAGACGCACCGGGGATGCCTCGGGGCCTGTAGTTTCTGCCAGGTGCCCCGGTTCTTCGGGAGATCCATCCGGAGCCGGGAGATCGGCGACATCCTTGCTGAAGTCCGGGCCTTCCGAGAGAAGGGTGCCCGGAGGATCTCTATCTCCGGCGGTACCGGTTCCCTCTACCAGTACCGGGACGGAAAGATGGATCCCGGGTCCTTTGTTGACCTCCTGTCGGGAATGGCAGAGATAATGGGACCGCGGAATGTCTCAGCTCCCGACATCAGGGTCGACTGTATCAGTGACGAGATACTCGATGCCATCCGGAAATACACCATCGGATGGGTCTTCTTCGGCATCGAGTCCGGGAGCGATCGGGTCCTGGCCCAGATGGGAAAGGGGGTGAACAGCTCCCAGGTCGCCGACGCGATCGCGGCATGCCGGCAGCACCGGCTCGCGGTTGCCGGGAGCTTCATCGTCGGCTATCCGAGCGAAGAGCCTGGTGATCACGAGCTGACAAAAACGTTTATCGCTGAGCATATTCTCGATGACCTCTTTGTTTCCATCGCAGAGCCACTCCCTTCGACCCCGCTCTCATCTCTTGCTCTCAGGACACCGCGGGAGGCAAACCCGCTTTTTATTCCCCACACCGGTGAATACCGCCCGTTGCACCTCACCGAAGCCGAAGCCCGCTTCTTTGACCTCTCCCTTCACGGAGCAATGTTCCGCACCCGGCCTCTCCTGGTGTCCGGCCCCCATTACGATACCTTCCTTGCAGAAGGGCGAAAACAGGGAAGGGAAATCCGATCGGTGTACGACGTTCTCGAGAAATATCATGGGAAGTGA
- a CDS encoding tetrahydromethanopterin S-methyltransferase subunit D, which yields MTAIAAKPTAADAMDMTATFIGIIILLVIIAATYFLVGSGMALMALIGIIVGGIFIGFGVHFVPVGGAPAAMGQAPGIATGVAMLAAGAGLAGLFGGAWAAELGIVVATITGAIGGGLMMAITCMFVNVIYVFGMGIPSASGKVAKDPITGDTQAEYKSQGTEGHGLPFVSYIGGVIGGLFGGAGGTLIYIMLLGVYKEELPGMMNALPGQVFPIAVTLAGIFAIGMFLVNAVLAAYNITGTIEGPHDPKFKRFPRAIVASAIASAVCGMVAIMIVAL from the coding sequence ATGACCGCGATCGCTGCAAAACCGACAGCCGCTGACGCCATGGACATGACCGCGACCTTCATCGGTATCATCATTCTTCTCGTCATCATCGCCGCGACCTATTTCCTCGTCGGTTCCGGAATGGCGTTAATGGCCCTGATCGGCATTATCGTGGGCGGAATCTTCATCGGGTTCGGGGTGCACTTCGTGCCGGTCGGCGGTGCGCCCGCGGCAATGGGGCAGGCACCCGGTATCGCAACCGGAGTGGCAATGCTTGCGGCCGGAGCCGGGCTTGCCGGACTCTTCGGCGGTGCCTGGGCAGCTGAGCTCGGCATCGTTGTAGCAACTATCACCGGTGCAATCGGGGGAGGCCTGATGATGGCCATCACCTGCATGTTCGTGAACGTAATCTACGTCTTCGGCATGGGAATTCCCTCGGCATCAGGAAAGGTTGCAAAAGACCCGATTACCGGGGATACCCAGGCGGAATACAAATCGCAGGGGACTGAGGGACACGGGCTTCCGTTCGTCTCTTATATCGGCGGTGTCATTGGCGGCCTCTTTGGAGGTGCCGGAGGTACGCTCATCTACATAATGCTCCTTGGTGTTTACAAGGAAGAGCTCCCCGGAATGATGAACGCACTGCCAGGACAGGTCTTCCCTATCGCCGTCACCCTCGCCGGTATCTTCGCCATTGGGATGTTCCTTGTTAATGCGGTGCTTGCTGCGTATAACATCACCGGTACGATCGAAGGACCCCATGACCCCAAGTTCAAGCGATTCCCCCGTGCTATCGTGGCTTCGGCAATCGCCTCCGCGGTCTGTGGGATGGTCGCGATCATGATCGTTGCGCTGTGA
- a CDS encoding DUF134 domain-containing protein yields MHERGPEGARRRGRPRVQRRIDPCGPLRCYAPQCNTPSFEETVVILPEELELLKLVDLNGLAQEEASAVMGVSRRTIWKDLHEARKKVADALIHGKRIEIGRCERRIEGNCPQDTALSMVPGDWLCRRRHRQGEWGNR; encoded by the coding sequence ATGCATGAACGAGGACCGGAAGGAGCAAGACGGCGAGGCCGCCCACGGGTGCAGCGACGTATTGATCCCTGTGGACCACTCCGCTGCTATGCACCGCAGTGCAACACCCCTTCATTTGAAGAAACCGTTGTAATTCTCCCTGAGGAGCTAGAACTCCTGAAACTTGTCGATCTGAACGGTCTTGCGCAGGAAGAGGCAAGTGCCGTCATGGGGGTCTCCCGGAGAACGATCTGGAAAGACCTCCACGAAGCCCGCAAGAAGGTGGCCGATGCGCTCATCCACGGCAAACGAATCGAGATTGGCAGGTGTGAGCGACGGATTGAGGGTAACTGCCCGCAGGATACCGCGCTCTCCATGGTGCCTGGCGACTGGCTCTGCCGCCGCCGTCACCGGCAGGGAGAATGGGGTAATCGATAG
- a CDS encoding ATP-binding protein yields MIITVASGKGGTGKSMVAANLAWSLAASDPVTLVDCDVEEPNLHLFFPEARAVVTPVTIMVPDVDPDRCTLCGDCARFCAFGALVAAKDRVLFFPEHCHSCGGCTIACPVGAIAEIPRPIGTVTERAITTSFRLVTGTLNEGEVLAVKVIQKAKDAAGSAAWVILDASPGTSCPVVETLQGSDVCILVTESTPFGLHDLALAYDVTSQMGIPSGVVINRSDGKDEAALRFCKEKKIPVLAVIPFERKIAEIQGSGDLISRRDPVWKERFRAIGGACRALWEGA; encoded by the coding sequence ATGATAATTACTGTTGCAAGCGGAAAAGGGGGAACCGGGAAGAGCATGGTTGCCGCCAACCTTGCCTGGTCTCTTGCCGCTTCAGACCCGGTAACGCTCGTTGACTGTGACGTCGAAGAGCCGAACCTGCACCTCTTTTTCCCGGAAGCCCGGGCGGTAGTGACTCCGGTGACGATCATGGTTCCGGATGTCGATCCGGACCGTTGCACGCTCTGTGGTGACTGTGCCAGGTTCTGTGCGTTCGGGGCGCTTGTTGCGGCAAAGGACCGGGTACTTTTCTTCCCTGAACACTGCCATTCCTGCGGAGGGTGCACCATCGCCTGCCCCGTGGGAGCGATCGCGGAGATCCCCCGTCCGATTGGGACCGTTACGGAACGAGCAATTACCACCTCATTCAGGCTGGTGACCGGCACGCTCAATGAAGGTGAAGTGCTGGCAGTGAAGGTGATACAGAAAGCAAAAGACGCTGCAGGGAGTGCTGCGTGGGTCATTCTCGATGCCTCTCCAGGGACATCCTGCCCCGTAGTAGAAACCCTCCAGGGGTCGGATGTCTGCATCCTTGTTACCGAATCAACTCCTTTTGGTCTCCACGATCTCGCGCTTGCATATGACGTGACCTCGCAGATGGGAATTCCGTCAGGAGTGGTTATCAACCGGAGCGATGGGAAGGACGAAGCGGCACTACGGTTCTGTAAAGAGAAGAAGATCCCGGTGCTCGCGGTTATCCCGTTCGAACGAAAGATAGCCGAGATCCAGGGTTCCGGAGACCTCATATCCCGCAGGGATCCTGTATGGAAAGAGCGGTTCCGTGCAATCGGCGGGGCATGCAGGGCGCTTTGGGAGGGGGCATGA
- a CDS encoding dinitrogenase iron-molybdenum cofactor biosynthesis protein, with product MDGKVEPAIKRIAIAADGSGVSSHFGHCERYVIYHIRGQEIVQQEYIISPGHEPGKLPRMLASCGITHVLAGGMGMKAVRLFEEQGIGVILGIQGSVDEVALCFAQDRIVPGESMCDH from the coding sequence ATGGACGGCAAGGTTGAACCGGCAATAAAGCGGATCGCCATCGCAGCTGATGGATCCGGTGTTTCCTCACACTTCGGCCACTGCGAGAGGTACGTAATCTACCATATCAGGGGCCAGGAGATCGTACAACAGGAATATATCATCAGTCCCGGGCACGAGCCGGGAAAACTCCCCCGGATGCTGGCCTCATGCGGGATAACGCATGTTCTTGCCGGCGGCATGGGAATGAAAGCGGTACGGCTCTTCGAAGAGCAGGGTATCGGCGTCATTCTCGGAATACAGGGCTCGGTGGACGAGGTCGCACTCTGCTTTGCACAAGATAGGATTGTGCCGGGCGAGAGCATGTGCGACCACTAA
- the mtrB gene encoding tetrahydromethanopterin S-methyltransferase subunit B, whose amino-acid sequence MYVEVLPEYGLVVDPMIGIVTTAGESLAPVIEKVAELEAIADDVVNMLSGKGNLLASFPGRDNNLSVAGGVTAFWYGLAVGLFIAGIYVFHLM is encoded by the coding sequence ATGTACGTTGAGGTTCTTCCCGAATACGGCCTGGTCGTCGACCCCATGATCGGTATCGTGACTACAGCAGGGGAGTCGCTTGCCCCCGTAATCGAGAAAGTGGCAGAACTCGAGGCTATTGCCGACGATGTCGTCAACATGCTCTCAGGAAAGGGCAACCTGCTTGCCTCATTCCCGGGACGTGACAACAACCTCTCGGTAGCCGGAGGGGTAACCGCCTTCTGGTACGGGCTTGCAGTGGGGCTCTTCATTGCAGGAATATACGTGTTCCATCTGATGTGA
- a CDS encoding TIGR04083 family peptide-modifying radical SAM enzyme, which yields MKNPFHVMLIPTLGCPARCRYCWSSEPGSPVMDIEVVGEVIEWLREFPDKRVTFTFHGGEPLLAGAEFYRQALPLLSAGLPGMKPEFAIQTNLWLMTPEIADIFAKYHVPIGTSIDGPPEINDMQRGEGYFEKTMKGYEIAKAHGLRVSFICTFTAQSAQSREEIYHFFNSRGYTLKLHPALPSLRNSNPEPYTLDPGEYGELLVYLLDQSLEHPNGIEIMNISDLVKCVLVRHGTVCTFADCMGTTFAVGPDGSIYPCYRYVGMPEWVMGLVYDHPSREDLAGSDAWKRMDRFKTFVDEHCRECRHIRYCRGGCPYNAMVPTGGEIAGVDPHCVAYRRIFDEITERLDREMQEGPGLEMPASGPRMPKKPGIMSLMQRMVSR from the coding sequence ATGAAGAACCCCTTCCACGTGATGCTCATCCCGACCCTGGGATGCCCGGCCCGGTGCCGGTACTGCTGGAGCTCGGAGCCGGGGTCCCCTGTCATGGACATCGAGGTGGTTGGGGAGGTCATCGAATGGCTCCGGGAGTTTCCCGATAAAAGAGTCACCTTCACGTTTCATGGCGGAGAGCCATTGCTTGCCGGTGCAGAGTTTTACCGGCAGGCTTTACCGCTCCTGTCTGCGGGCCTACCCGGGATGAAGCCGGAATTCGCCATCCAGACCAACCTCTGGTTGATGACCCCGGAAATAGCAGATATCTTTGCAAAGTACCATGTCCCCATCGGAACAAGCATCGACGGCCCTCCTGAAATAAACGACATGCAGCGCGGAGAAGGGTACTTTGAAAAGACCATGAAGGGCTACGAGATTGCAAAGGCCCATGGTCTCCGGGTGAGCTTTATCTGCACCTTCACTGCACAATCGGCACAGTCGCGGGAAGAGATCTACCATTTTTTCAACAGCAGGGGGTACACCCTCAAGCTCCACCCTGCGCTCCCTTCCCTGCGAAACAGCAACCCGGAACCCTATACCCTCGATCCCGGTGAATATGGTGAGCTGCTCGTGTACCTGCTGGACCAGTCTCTTGAGCACCCAAACGGGATCGAGATCATGAACATCAGCGACCTGGTCAAATGCGTGCTCGTCCGCCACGGCACGGTCTGCACCTTTGCCGACTGCATGGGCACCACGTTCGCGGTTGGCCCCGATGGAAGTATTTACCCGTGCTACCGGTATGTCGGGATGCCGGAGTGGGTGATGGGCCTGGTGTACGATCACCCCTCGCGAGAAGACCTCGCCGGCTCCGATGCCTGGAAGCGCATGGACCGGTTTAAAACCTTTGTCGACGAACACTGCAGGGAGTGCAGGCATATCCGTTACTGCAGGGGAGGTTGCCCCTACAATGCCATGGTCCCGACAGGCGGCGAGATTGCCGGGGTCGATCCCCACTGCGTCGCGTACAGGAGGATATTTGACGAGATAACTGAGCGGCTCGACCGGGAGATGCAGGAAGGGCCTGGCCTGGAAATGCCGGCATCAGGACCGCGAATGCCGAAAAAGCCCGGGATAATGTCGCTGATGCAGCGAATGGTAAGCAGGTAG